In the genome of Coraliomargarita algicola, one region contains:
- a CDS encoding DUF488 family protein → MITRSVKPKAPTYKRQRLLLFFLEALDGAVSKMDLQKLLFLYHAEKEAEHYAFVPFRYGCYSFLAADDLDLMDKRGWISVGEKEFSLVEDISRESWARQNEERRAVKRWLYRHPERGEDLVHTTYRRFPFYAIHSEMKERLLSQEELNAVAASLPEVKPEEVIVFTIGYEGIHFEEYLNKLIRNRVSVLCDVRRNPLSRKFGFSSRMLSKVLPKLGIEYVHFPELGIESDKRQELNSMADYERLFAGYREELPTRREGLERLQEVIEQNKRVALTCFEAEPHCCHRHCISDLLEADIGYKVTHL, encoded by the coding sequence ATGATCACTCGTTCAGTAAAACCAAAGGCGCCGACCTATAAGCGCCAACGACTTCTTCTATTCTTTTTGGAGGCGTTGGATGGGGCGGTGTCTAAAATGGATCTGCAAAAACTCCTCTTTCTTTATCATGCAGAGAAAGAGGCTGAGCATTATGCTTTCGTGCCTTTTCGCTATGGTTGCTACTCTTTTCTGGCCGCCGATGACCTTGACCTGATGGACAAACGGGGCTGGATTTCAGTAGGTGAGAAGGAGTTCTCATTAGTTGAAGATATTAGCCGCGAGAGTTGGGCGCGTCAGAACGAAGAACGGCGTGCAGTTAAGCGCTGGCTTTATCGTCATCCAGAACGCGGAGAGGACTTGGTGCACACGACCTATCGTCGCTTCCCTTTCTATGCAATCCACAGCGAAATGAAGGAACGTCTGCTCAGCCAGGAGGAGTTAAATGCGGTGGCGGCCTCATTACCTGAAGTGAAACCAGAAGAAGTGATCGTTTTTACCATTGGTTACGAAGGTATTCATTTTGAGGAATATTTGAATAAACTCATTCGCAATCGAGTGTCCGTGCTTTGTGATGTGCGACGTAATCCACTGAGTCGTAAATTTGGGTTTTCTTCGAGAATGCTAAGCAAGGTCTTACCGAAGCTTGGGATCGAATACGTCCATTTTCCAGAGTTAGGGATTGAGTCTGATAAGCGGCAGGAGCTTAACTCGATGGCCGATTACGAGCGTCTCTTTGCGGGCTATCGAGAAGAACTTCCGACCCGCCGTGAAGGCTTGGAACGTTTACAAGAGGTGATTGAGCAAAACAAACGTGTCGCGTTGACTTGTTTCGAAGCGGAGCCTCATTGTTGTCACCGTCATTGCATTAGCGATTTACTTGAGGCCGATATTGGTTACAAAGTAACGCATCTATGA
- a CDS encoding DEAD/DEAH box helicase, translating into MPNLVEVTYGQTGQSTNTDAFGMREMQARVYAQRDAQYLLVKAPPASGKSRALMFLALDKMQHQGVRKTIVAVPERSIAASFASTRLSAYGFPHDWSLEPHCDLCATDGDAGKVRQFREFLTSYDSVLLCTHATLRYAFKEVETSAFDNVLLAIDEFHHVSADSDNQLGEVLRDVLAKSSAHIVAMTGSYFRGDRVPVLAPEDEALFRHVTYNYYEQLNGYQHLKSLGIGYHFYQGRYTSAIAEVLDTDKKTILHIPSPNAGESTKDKHGEVGHILGMIGRVIYTDPETGIMTVERHGDQKQLKVADLVWDVKEQRDRVVNYLRKIRQPEEMDLIIALGMAKEGFDWPFCEHALTVGYRGSLTEVVQIIGRCTRDSTNKTHAQFTNLIAQPDAGDDEVSFAVNNMLKAITCSLLMEQVLAPHFKFKTRVSEDEVNAPGELKIRGFKEPSSQRVKDIIESDLNDLKATILQDRSMQKAMPGDVDPEVINKVLIPKIIQKKYPDLDERECEELRQHVVVDSVMVGAVMEDGGDRRIIRMANQFINIDELNIDLIDSINPFQKAFEILSKQVTPPVLKAIMDCIATTRLQMTEAEALLLWPKIKAFVKTHGRPPSLTAYDGQEKRMAEALVFIKQQRKQQGL; encoded by the coding sequence ATGCCTAACCTCGTAGAAGTCACTTACGGCCAGACAGGCCAGAGCACCAATACCGATGCCTTCGGCATGCGCGAAATGCAGGCGCGGGTGTATGCCCAGCGTGATGCGCAATACTTGTTAGTCAAAGCGCCGCCTGCTTCGGGTAAATCGCGGGCCTTGATGTTTTTGGCCTTGGATAAGATGCAGCATCAGGGCGTGCGTAAAACCATCGTGGCGGTGCCAGAGCGATCGATCGCGGCGTCCTTTGCGTCGACTCGTTTGTCGGCTTATGGCTTCCCGCATGATTGGAGCTTGGAGCCGCATTGTGACTTGTGCGCGACGGATGGGGATGCGGGTAAAGTGCGGCAGTTTCGGGAGTTTTTAACTAGCTATGATTCTGTGCTGCTGTGCACACACGCGACCCTTCGCTACGCATTTAAAGAAGTCGAGACGTCCGCCTTTGACAATGTGCTACTGGCGATTGACGAGTTTCACCATGTTTCTGCGGATAGTGACAACCAGCTAGGAGAAGTGCTGCGGGATGTCCTGGCGAAGTCCAGTGCGCATATTGTGGCGATGACTGGCTCTTACTTCCGTGGAGATCGCGTGCCCGTGCTCGCACCTGAGGACGAAGCGCTGTTCCGGCATGTCACCTATAATTATTATGAGCAGCTCAACGGCTACCAGCACCTTAAATCGCTGGGGATCGGGTATCACTTTTATCAGGGCCGTTATACTTCGGCGATTGCGGAGGTGCTGGATACGGATAAGAAAACGATTCTCCATATTCCAAGTCCGAACGCAGGCGAATCGACCAAGGACAAGCATGGTGAGGTCGGGCATATTCTCGGCATGATCGGGCGTGTCATTTATACTGATCCAGAAACGGGCATTATGACGGTCGAACGGCATGGCGATCAAAAGCAGCTCAAGGTAGCCGACTTGGTCTGGGACGTTAAAGAGCAACGCGACCGAGTGGTGAATTATCTGCGCAAGATCCGTCAGCCTGAAGAGATGGACTTAATTATCGCGCTGGGCATGGCGAAAGAAGGCTTTGACTGGCCCTTTTGCGAGCATGCTCTGACGGTCGGCTATCGCGGCTCTTTGACGGAAGTGGTGCAGATCATCGGGCGCTGCACTCGTGATAGCACGAACAAGACGCACGCGCAGTTTACTAATCTGATCGCACAGCCCGATGCAGGTGACGACGAGGTCAGCTTTGCGGTGAATAATATGCTCAAGGCGATCACATGTTCCTTGTTGATGGAGCAAGTGCTAGCGCCCCATTTTAAGTTTAAAACCCGTGTTTCAGAGGATGAGGTCAACGCGCCTGGGGAACTGAAGATCCGAGGATTTAAGGAGCCCAGCTCACAACGCGTGAAGGACATCATCGAATCCGACCTCAACGATTTAAAGGCGACGATTTTACAAGATCGTTCGATGCAAAAAGCCATGCCGGGCGATGTCGACCCCGAGGTGATCAATAAGGTCTTGATTCCAAAGATCATTCAAAAGAAATACCCCGACCTCGATGAGCGTGAATGTGAGGAATTGCGTCAGCATGTTGTGGTGGACTCTGTCATGGTGGGCGCGGTGATGGAAGATGGCGGCGATCGCCGTATCATCCGCATGGCGAACCAGTTTATCAATATCGATGAGCTCAACATCGACTTGATCGATTCCATCAACCCCTTCCAGAAAGCCTTTGAGATCCTTTCCAAGCAGGTGACGCCCCCCGTGCTGAAGGCGATCATGGACTGCATCGCGACCACTCGTTTGCAAATGACCGAAGCGGAAGCGCTACTGTTGTGGCCTAAAATCAAAGCCTTTGTGAAGACGCATGGGCGTCCACCTTCCTTGACTGCCTATGATGGACAGGAAAAGCGGATGGCCGAGGCATTAGTGTTTATTAAGCAGCAACGCAAGCAGCAGGGACTTTAA
- a CDS encoding GIY-YIG nuclease family protein, whose translation MDAEQLKQLIADDDLGLLDVKPVQSTAQSAEERLIDKFHQITEFYRLHAREPEVNPSNMQEAQLAMSLSALRKDEAKLQLLQNFDEFGLLATLEPPASMEDIYNDDDLGLLDDPAPEVDIFNLKHVRSQIEMPDYIAQREACEDFDRFEPLFKNCHQDLRSGKRQMLPFANEQQIETGQFFVLKGIMAYVAAVGEKELKGGKVNARMRCIFENGTESAMLLRSLARELYKDGRRITEHEDRLVKELDGLTDTDQQTGTIYVLRSRSQNPKIAQNKDLYKIGYSRGSVEERIKNAADDPTYLMAPVRIVTSFECYNLNPQKLELLLHKFFAKACLEIDVFDDVGKRHTPREWFVAPLAVIEEAIRLTLSEEIPDYFYDAETKLIRMAQS comes from the coding sequence ATGGATGCCGAGCAACTAAAACAATTGATCGCGGATGATGATCTCGGCTTGCTGGATGTGAAGCCAGTGCAGTCGACCGCGCAAAGTGCAGAAGAGCGCTTGATCGATAAATTTCACCAGATCACCGAGTTTTATCGCTTACATGCGCGTGAGCCCGAAGTGAATCCATCAAATATGCAAGAAGCGCAATTGGCGATGAGCCTCAGTGCACTGCGCAAAGACGAAGCAAAGTTGCAGCTGCTACAGAACTTCGATGAATTTGGTCTGCTCGCGACACTGGAACCACCCGCATCGATGGAAGATATTTATAACGATGACGACCTTGGGCTTTTAGATGATCCTGCGCCCGAGGTAGACATCTTCAACCTGAAGCATGTCCGAAGTCAGATTGAGATGCCCGACTACATCGCGCAGCGTGAAGCATGCGAAGACTTTGATCGCTTTGAGCCACTGTTTAAAAATTGTCATCAAGACTTGAGAAGCGGTAAGCGGCAGATGTTACCTTTTGCCAATGAGCAACAGATCGAAACTGGGCAGTTTTTTGTGCTCAAAGGCATCATGGCCTACGTCGCAGCAGTCGGTGAAAAAGAGCTTAAAGGTGGTAAGGTCAACGCGCGGATGCGCTGCATCTTTGAAAATGGGACAGAGTCTGCGATGTTGCTACGATCGCTGGCGCGTGAACTGTATAAAGATGGGCGTCGCATTACTGAGCATGAAGATCGCTTGGTCAAAGAACTCGATGGCCTGACGGATACCGATCAGCAAACTGGAACTATCTATGTGTTAAGGTCTCGAAGCCAGAATCCGAAGATTGCGCAAAATAAGGATTTATACAAAATCGGCTACAGCCGTGGCTCGGTGGAAGAACGCATTAAAAACGCTGCAGATGATCCTACATATTTGATGGCACCAGTTAGAATTGTTACTAGCTTTGAGTGCTATAACCTCAATCCGCAGAAGCTGGAACTGTTGCTGCATAAGTTTTTTGCAAAAGCTTGCCTAGAAATCGATGTTTTTGATGACGTAGGCAAACGACATACGCCGCGAGAGTGGTTCGTGGCACCGCTAGCAGTGATTGAAGAGGCGATTCGTCTGACTTTGTCTGAAGAGATCCCGGATTATTTCTATGATGCGGAGACGAAATTGATTCGTATGGCACAGTCCTAG
- a CDS encoding HEPN domain-containing protein has protein sequence MSDDITSEPHSIKCAINTYAVRVFREIADQDYIAARVCYHNGLIPQYLALAQQCIEKYLKAILLFNRVEAKKVQHSIDQCLLKTKELKFELELNDNVYEFIKRLQKNTPSRYFERSHHTDPYEVWKLDETVWFIRRYCRVLDYEIETENKIVNSLSLELESIKNAVSNPLAYKIVGGLLEAILEKKGHLSRPALIYKNLYYSTSSRRRVQSEEGYYRSSYAPAFQHPEIIPYLDRYIKIDRKTKDLSVK, from the coding sequence ATGAGTGACGACATAACTAGTGAACCTCACTCAATTAAATGTGCCATTAATACTTATGCGGTTAGAGTGTTCCGTGAAATCGCTGATCAAGATTATATTGCAGCGAGAGTTTGCTATCACAATGGCTTAATACCTCAATATTTAGCCTTAGCGCAGCAATGTATCGAAAAATACTTAAAGGCAATTTTGCTCTTCAATCGTGTCGAGGCAAAGAAGGTTCAGCATAGTATTGATCAGTGCCTTCTTAAAACAAAGGAACTGAAATTTGAGTTGGAATTGAACGACAATGTTTACGAATTCATCAAGAGATTACAGAAGAACACTCCATCTCGATATTTTGAAAGGTCCCACCATACAGATCCGTATGAAGTGTGGAAACTTGATGAGACTGTTTGGTTTATTAGGCGATATTGCCGAGTTTTAGATTATGAAATAGAAACAGAGAATAAAATTGTTAATTCGCTCTCTCTAGAGCTTGAGTCGATTAAAAACGCGGTAAGCAATCCACTTGCTTATAAAATTGTAGGTGGTCTGCTTGAAGCGATCCTAGAAAAGAAGGGGCACTTGTCTCGACCTGCGCTGATTTATAAAAATTTATATTATTCAACTTCAAGTCGGAGAAGAGTTCAATCAGAAGAAGGGTATTATAGATCATCTTATGCACCAGCGTTCCAGCATCCTGAAATAATTCCATACCTTGACCGTTATATTAAAATTGATCGTAAAACGAAGGATTTGAGCGTGAAATGA
- the dnaE gene encoding DNA polymerase III subunit alpha, translating to MPEKDTEFVHLHVHTDHSLLDGCSRTDRLCARAAELGMKALSITDHGVLYGLTSFFKQAEKHGIKPLLGCEVYLVYEDQLATVNEERAKQKSRHMGLLARNFTGYQNLCKIVSKAHTQGFYRNPRTDLKTLAEHSEGLIGFSGCLAAVIPQYLLKGEFEEARAAAAKFIDIFGKDYFIIEIMDHGIEEQRRIIPGLLKIAAEFDLKVVATNDVHYVNKTDWEPHDSLLCIQTGAKIRDEKRMRYDAQQFYLKSREEMDLAFKEVPESITNTSAIAEMCEVKLPFGEDHYPVYERPAEIESGNDHVNFERVLDIYVAKKNEILVRDGKEPIELSEAERIKHKSNGLYLFELCKIGLKERYGTDYDACRADWENASAQDKRYCEQLEYELAIITGTGFVDYFLIVWDFIAWARKQGIPVGPGRGSGAGCIVAYVLKITDIDPLSFGLLFERMLNLERVSPPDFDVDFCMRRRDEVVNYVRDKYGKDRVANIITFGTFGAKMIIRDLARVNDLEFAEANKLAKMIPDELNITLDDSVKKSPELAAEVNRNPVARSILDQGRVIEGMIRNTGKHACGVIIADQDITNLIPVTLQEGDLTTQYPKGPSEDLGLLKMDFLGLKTLTVISDAEKNVRMTRDMPDFNVEKVSLKDKETFDLLNSGRTTAVFQLESGGMQQLCRQIGLSSFEEIIALIALYRPGPMQFIPQFIEGKKDPSTVQIPHPLLKELVQETYGVLVYQEQVMQSAQIIAGYTLGGADILRRAMGKKIKSVMDEQKGVFIKGAKETNNIDRKTAESIFALLEKFAQYGFNKSHSAAYAMLSYRTAYLKANYPVEFMAAVLTSEQGNADKLSNFLAECNAMNVPVLSPDVNESGADFTPVIEKGEGCIRFGMASIKGVGEGAAKVIIAERDANGTYKDFTDFIVRNSDKAVNRRVMEALIKTGGFDSLGEDRASLLDGLDSELAEAESARKDREAGQSSLFDMLGDDSGVADEDKPGSNRRTVEEMGMTEKLRYEKELLGFYISGHPMDAYAALDDAIDSFRHPDDLFNFDDRSSFRLCGIVSNLQIKYTRKDSKQMAVFNLATRNHSFEMIMFPDPYAKEGHRLEDGKLALIHGIIGRRNGEMSLAAHNIFDLEVSIPKLIQRINFILYPNSKAVEFINLLRDTIDEQYGETRVNISFLVEDQILEAQTAQSLTFTITGTNFKSLRRHPALAGVRIEAIDLKPIDDRKPWEKRGKKF from the coding sequence ATGCCAGAGAAAGATACTGAATTCGTCCACCTTCACGTCCATACAGATCACAGTCTGCTGGATGGTTGTAGCCGGACGGATCGACTGTGCGCACGTGCCGCCGAACTGGGGATGAAGGCCCTCTCGATCACCGACCACGGTGTGCTCTATGGTCTGACCAGTTTTTTTAAACAAGCAGAAAAGCATGGGATCAAGCCGCTGCTAGGCTGCGAAGTCTACCTCGTCTACGAAGATCAACTGGCCACCGTCAACGAAGAGCGCGCCAAACAAAAGTCCCGCCACATGGGGCTACTCGCACGCAATTTCACGGGTTACCAGAATCTGTGCAAAATCGTATCCAAGGCGCATACGCAAGGCTTCTACCGCAACCCGCGCACCGACCTTAAAACTCTGGCCGAACACAGCGAAGGCCTGATCGGCTTTTCCGGCTGCTTGGCTGCCGTCATTCCGCAGTATCTGCTCAAGGGCGAGTTCGAAGAAGCCCGCGCGGCGGCCGCCAAGTTTATCGATATTTTCGGCAAGGACTACTTCATCATCGAGATCATGGATCACGGGATCGAAGAACAGCGTCGCATCATACCGGGCCTACTCAAAATTGCGGCTGAATTTGACCTCAAAGTCGTCGCCACCAATGATGTACACTACGTCAATAAAACCGATTGGGAGCCGCACGACTCACTGCTGTGTATCCAAACCGGAGCGAAGATACGCGACGAGAAACGTATGCGCTATGATGCGCAACAGTTCTACCTAAAGTCGCGTGAAGAGATGGACCTCGCCTTCAAAGAAGTGCCTGAGTCCATCACCAACACTTCCGCCATCGCAGAGATGTGCGAGGTCAAACTCCCCTTCGGCGAAGACCACTATCCTGTTTACGAACGCCCCGCCGAAATCGAAAGTGGTAACGACCATGTCAATTTTGAGCGCGTGCTGGACATCTACGTCGCCAAGAAAAACGAAATTTTGGTGCGCGACGGCAAAGAGCCGATCGAACTCTCGGAGGCCGAACGAATTAAGCACAAAAGCAACGGACTCTACCTGTTCGAGCTTTGTAAAATCGGCCTAAAGGAACGCTACGGCACCGACTACGATGCCTGCCGGGCGGACTGGGAAAATGCCTCCGCCCAAGACAAGCGCTATTGCGAACAACTCGAATACGAGCTCGCCATTATCACCGGCACGGGCTTCGTAGATTACTTCCTGATCGTTTGGGACTTCATTGCCTGGGCACGCAAACAAGGTATCCCCGTCGGCCCTGGCCGTGGTTCGGGTGCAGGTTGTATTGTCGCCTACGTGCTGAAGATTACAGACATCGATCCTCTCAGTTTCGGCCTGCTATTCGAGCGGATGCTTAACTTGGAACGTGTCTCGCCACCTGACTTCGACGTCGACTTCTGTATGCGGCGACGCGATGAAGTGGTCAATTATGTGCGCGATAAATACGGCAAAGACCGCGTGGCCAATATCATTACCTTCGGCACCTTTGGAGCCAAAATGATCATTCGCGACTTGGCACGCGTCAACGATCTGGAGTTTGCCGAGGCCAACAAACTGGCCAAGATGATCCCCGACGAGCTGAACATTACGCTCGACGACTCTGTCAAGAAATCGCCGGAACTCGCGGCCGAGGTCAACCGAAACCCCGTCGCCCGATCCATCCTCGACCAAGGCCGCGTGATCGAGGGGATGATTCGCAACACAGGTAAACATGCCTGTGGTGTGATCATCGCTGACCAAGACATTACCAATCTAATCCCCGTCACCCTGCAGGAAGGTGATTTGACCACGCAGTATCCCAAGGGCCCCTCGGAAGACCTGGGCCTGCTCAAGATGGACTTCTTGGGCCTCAAGACATTGACGGTGATCTCCGATGCAGAGAAGAATGTACGCATGACGCGTGACATGCCCGACTTCAACGTCGAGAAAGTCTCACTCAAAGACAAAGAAACCTTCGACCTGCTCAACTCCGGTCGCACCACCGCCGTCTTCCAATTGGAATCCGGTGGCATGCAGCAGCTCTGTCGTCAGATCGGCCTGAGCTCCTTCGAGGAGATTATCGCGTTGATCGCGCTCTATCGTCCTGGGCCGATGCAGTTCATACCGCAGTTCATCGAAGGTAAAAAAGATCCCTCTACGGTGCAGATTCCCCACCCTTTGCTAAAAGAGCTAGTGCAGGAAACTTACGGGGTATTGGTTTACCAAGAACAGGTGATGCAATCTGCACAGATCATCGCAGGCTATACACTAGGCGGTGCGGATATTTTGCGCCGCGCGATGGGTAAGAAGATTAAGTCGGTGATGGATGAGCAAAAGGGCGTCTTCATCAAAGGCGCCAAGGAAACCAACAACATCGACCGTAAAACCGCCGAATCGATCTTTGCCTTGCTGGAGAAATTTGCCCAATACGGTTTTAATAAGTCGCACTCCGCAGCTTATGCGATGCTCAGTTATCGCACTGCGTATTTAAAAGCCAACTACCCGGTGGAGTTCATGGCGGCCGTGCTCACCTCCGAGCAAGGCAATGCGGACAAGCTATCCAATTTCCTCGCAGAGTGTAACGCGATGAACGTGCCGGTGCTCAGCCCGGATGTAAATGAGTCCGGAGCGGACTTCACCCCAGTCATTGAAAAGGGCGAAGGTTGTATTCGTTTCGGTATGGCATCCATCAAAGGCGTCGGCGAAGGTGCCGCCAAAGTGATCATCGCCGAACGCGACGCCAATGGCACTTACAAAGATTTCACCGACTTCATCGTTCGCAACTCCGACAAAGCCGTCAATCGACGGGTGATGGAAGCGCTGATCAAAACCGGTGGCTTCGACTCGCTGGGCGAGGACCGTGCCAGCCTACTCGATGGGCTCGACTCCGAACTCGCCGAAGCAGAAAGCGCCCGCAAAGATCGCGAAGCGGGCCAAAGCAGCCTCTTCGACATGCTCGGCGATGATAGTGGCGTGGCCGACGAAGACAAACCTGGCAGCAATCGACGCACTGTCGAGGAGATGGGCATGACCGAAAAGCTCCGCTACGAAAAAGAACTGCTGGGCTTCTACATCTCCGGGCACCCCATGGATGCTTATGCCGCTCTCGACGATGCCATCGACAGCTTTCGCCACCCCGACGACCTGTTTAACTTTGACGACCGCAGCAGCTTCCGTCTGTGCGGAATCGTCAGCAATTTACAGATCAAATACACGCGCAAAGACAGCAAGCAAATGGCAGTCTTCAATCTGGCCACTCGCAACCATAGCTTCGAGATGATCATGTTTCCCGATCCATATGCCAAGGAGGGGCACCGCTTGGAGGATGGAAAACTCGCATTGATCCATGGCATTATCGGTCGCCGCAATGGAGAGATGAGCCTGGCCGCGCATAACATCTTCGATCTAGAGGTCTCGATTCCGAAACTCATTCAACGCATTAATTTCATCCTCTACCCGAATAGCAAAGCCGTCGAATTCATCAACCTACTACGCGACACCATCGACGAGCAATACGGAGAGACGCGTGTGAATATCAGCTTCCTGGTCGAAGACCAAATCCTGGAGGCCCAAACGGCGCAATCACTCACCTTCACAATCACCGGCACTAATTTCAAATCACTACGCCGCCACCCCGCCCTCGCCGGGGTGCGAATCGAAGCCATCGACTTGAAACCGATTGATGATCGCAAGCCGTGGGAAAAGCGAGGGAAGAAATTCTAG